The following proteins are encoded in a genomic region of Anguilla anguilla isolate fAngAng1 chromosome 15, fAngAng1.pri, whole genome shotgun sequence:
- the LOC118214364 gene encoding serine/threonine-protein kinase pim-1-like: protein MPKRKISSSDDCHPEQESSHTYGDNFSAVNRGPYHLRARVNKFYKKGKLLGQGGYGSVYAGVRISDGLPVALKYVRKDDDEELQLPGMEMPMPKEVGLFQMVNTPSSHPNVLKLFDWFDRPASYVMAMERPDPCKDLFTYCQEQGGVLDEDQARSVTGQLLGALQHCHSHGVVHRDVKPENILIQTDTKEIKLIDFGCGDPLKDTAYTEFSGTPEFLPVEWFEKEQFLAGPGTVWSVGVTLYNIVCGNDPFTTYTGREMRHVEFCAGLSSGIKDFILCCLRPRANDRPTLEQLQLHPWLQQSSRV, encoded by the exons ATGCCGAAGAGGAAGATATCAT CATCGGACGACTGCCAtccagagcaggagagcagccaCACCTATGGCGATAACTTCAGCGCAGTCAATCGCGGTCCCTATCATCTTCGAG CACGCGTCAACAAGTtctataaaaaaggaaaattactcGGCCAAGGAGGATACGGCTCCGTGTACGCAGGGGTCCGCATATCTGATGGACTGCCG GTGGCCCTCAAATATGTTAGAAAAGATGACGATGAAGAACTGCAGCTG CCTGGAATGGAAATGCCAATGCCCAAGGAAGTCGGGCTGTTTCAGATGGTTAACACCCCATCGAGTCATCCCAATGTCCTGAAACTCTTCGACTGGTTCGACAGACCTGCTTCATATGTAATGGCAATGGAGCGTCCAGACCCCTGCAAGGACCTGTTCACGTACTGCCAAGAACAGGGGGGTGTGCTGGATGAGGACCAGGCGCGAAGTGTGACCGGGCAGCTACTGGGGGCGCTACAGCACTGCCACAGTCATGGAGTGGTTCACCGCGATGTAAAACCAGAGAACATCCTGATCcagacagacacaaaggagATCAAACTGATCGACTTTGGGTGTGGGGACCCACTGAAGGACACCGCGTACACCGAATTCTCTG GGACCCCCGAATTCTTGCCAGTCGAATGGTTTGAAAAAGAACAGTTTCTGGCGGGCCCTGGGACGGTGTGGTCAGTGGGTGTGACCCTGTACAACATCGTCTGCGGTAACGATCCCTTCACTACGTACACCGGCAGGGAAATGCGGCACGTGGAGTTCTGTGCGGGGCTGTCATCAG GGATCAAGGACTTCATCCTGTGCTGTTTGAGGCCCCGGGCAAACGACCGGCCCACCCTGGAGCAGCTACAGCTCCACCCCTGGCTCCAGCAGTCCAGCCGAGTATAG